DNA sequence from the Brachybacterium sp. P6-10-X1 genome:
GCGTCTTCATCATCGGTGCTCGGCACTTCATCTCCAACATCGCCGCGGGGGCGATCAAGGGATGAGCGCTCGGCACCGGTGCCGAGCTGGTCCGGCTCCTGATCACCTACGGCTCGACGTCCCCGGCCGACGTGCCGAGATCGCTCGCTCCCGCTGTGCGGCGCTGCTGCTGGACGCGGAAGGTGCTCGGGGCGACACCGACGCGGCGCACGAACAGCCTCGTGAAGTAGGACGGGTCATCGAATCCGACGTCCGTGGCGATGCGGCTGATCGACAGATCAGTTCGTGCGAGCAGATGCTGAGCGCGCGAGAGCCGGACGGACAGGACGAGTTCGTGCGGGGTGAGCCCGGTCGATCGCCGCACGTGGGTCCTCAGCTGGGCGAGCGTGAGTCCGGCACGGGCCGCTCGTTCAGGGACCGTGAGGTTCTCCGTCGCGCTGGCACTCACGGCGTCCATCACGGTCTGGTCCTCAGCGACGGGGGCCGTCGCGCCGACGACGACACCGATGAGCCGGTGGACCAGACAGGCTGCCATGAGCTGTCCGCGTCGTCCCGCGGTGGAGGTCGCCTCGTGCAGCGCGTCGAAGATCGGGTCCACCTCGAGCGGTGAGTCCTGGGAGAGGTGCTGGACGCCACCTCGCGCCCGCGGCAGATGCGACCGATACGCCCGCGTGCCGATGCCGTCGAACAGGACCCAGTGCTCGGTCCATCCGTCGCGACCAGGGCCGTATTCATGCCACTGACCGGCGGTCAGCCAGATCCAGGCGGGTGCCGAGACCTCACGCGCTCCATACGCATCGACGTACCTCCCGGACCCCGAGGTGATCAGGACCAGCGCATGCTGCGACAGTCCTCGGCGTCTGACGGCGGGCAGCTGCCCCGACTGCTCTCCGGCACCCACGCAGCACAGCCCGGAGTCACGCAGGGCATGCGCCGGCGGCACATAATGCGCCCATTCCGGTGGTCTGGTCGCAGACATGCCATGCACGATAATCCTAACGATCAGCTCCGGGAAGTCCGAGCGATCCGCCGACGACGGCCGAGAGACTGGGCCCATGGTGACCTCGAACGGGTACGTTCTCGATGAGACCTCTCGACGGCTGGGCGGTCTCGAGCCCGTGCCGGATGCCCAGCGCCGCGACCGTGACGCCCTGTGGGAGCGCCTTCGACGGGACGGCTACCTCTTCCTCCCCCGGCAGCTCTCCCCGGACCACGTGCTCGCCTTCCGCCGTTATTACTTCGCCCAGATGTCCAGCACCGGTCTGGTCCGCCCCGGCTCCGATCCCGTCGAGGGCCTCCAGGGCGCGGGGGACGTCGACCGCGCGATGCTGCGACATCAGTTGTTCTCGCAGATCGTCCCCTCGGACGAATATCGGAGATTCTGCGCCCAGCCCGAGATCCGGGGGTTCTTCTCCTGGCTGCTCGGCGACGAGGTGCACCTCCACCGCCGGAAGATCATCCGACACACCCGCCCGGGGGAGTTCGGGATCGGCACCGCCACCCAGGCGCACTACGATCTCGTCTACCTCCGCGAAGGAACGGATCGCGTGCTGTCGATCTGGATCCCGCTCGGCGACTGCCCGATCTCGCGAGGTGGACTGGCATACCTCGAAGGAAGCCACCACCAGGTGCTCGCCGATGAAGCACGAGACCGCCTCCCCCGCCCCGCACGCTCCATCACCGCGGATCTCCCGGGCCTCGCCGACGACCACGATGCCCGATGGCTCATCACCGACTACCGCGCCGGCGACGTCGTCGTGCACTCGGCACACATCGTCCATGCCGCCTTGGACAACGTCGACCCGAACGGCGTCATGCGCCTGTCGACAGATATCCGTTACCAGCGCAGCACCGATCCCATCGACTGGCGCTGGCAGGACCATTGGACGGACTCGGACGGCCTCTGAGCTGATCTGACGTGGCGAGCCCCGGAGTCCACGGCGGCCCCGGAAGGACATGGTGATCGAGAGGTCGGACCGGAGGTCCCGAGCACCTCGAGGCAGGACGTCGCCACCGACGCAGCGGGACCGGGTGAAGGACCGGATTCCCCGACCCCGCGTCGTGGTTCGACGTCGCGGACCCGCTGGGGCGCTCCCACCGCGGTGGGAGCGCCCCATGCCGGTTCCGGGACGCCCGCGTCAGTCGCTGCTGCGACCGCCCACGCTCGGGGCGTTCTTCAGGACCGTCATCAGGAACTCGGAGTTCGACTGGCTCTTCTTGGTGCGCTCCAGCAGGAGCTCGAGCGCCTGCTGCTGCTCGAGCGAGCCGAGCACACGACGGAGCTTCCACATGATCGCCAGCTCGTCCTTGCCCATGAGCTCCTCCTCGCGGCGGGTGCTCGAGGCGTTGACGTCCACGGCCGGGAAGATGCGCTTCTCCGCGAGGCTGCGCGCCAGCCGCAGCTCCATGTTGCCGGTGCCCTTGAACTCCTCGAAGATGACCTCGTCCATCTTCGAGCCGGTCTCGACCAGGGCGGAGGCGAGGATGGTCAGCGAGCCGCCGTGCTCGATGTTCCGGGCGGCGCCGAAGAACCGCTTGGGCGGGTACAGCGCCGAGGCGTCCACACCACCGGAGAGGATGCGGCCGGAGGCCGGTGCGGCGAGGTTGTAGGCGCGCGAGAGGCGGGTCAGGGAGTCCAGCAGCACGACCACGTCGCGCCCCATCTCCACCAGGCGCTTGGCGCGCTCGATCGCGAGCTCGGCGACGATCGTGTGATCGGAGGCCGGGCGGTCGAAGGTCGAGGCGATGACCTCGCCCTTGACCGTGCGCTGCATGTCGGTGACCTCTTCGGGACGCTCATCGACCAGCACCACCATGAGGTGGACCTCGGGGTTGTTCGTGGTGATCGCATTGGCGATCTGCTGCATGATGATCGTCTTGCCGGCCTTCGGGGGCGAGACGATCAGTCCGCGCTGGCCCTTGCCGATCGGGGAGACGAGGTCGATCACCCGGGGGGCGACGGCGTTCGGAGCGGTCTCCAGGCGCAGGCGCTCGTCGGGGTACAGCGGGGTGAGCTTGCCGAAGTCGACGCGCGAGCGGGCCCGATCCACGGGCAGGCCGTTGACGGAGTCGACCTGCACCAGTGCGGCGTACTTGCCCTGGTTGCCTCCGCCACCCTTGCCGCGGCGGTTGCGACCGCCGCCGTGGTGCTGCGGCTGCTCGACGCGATGCTCCTCGCCCTCGCGGGGCGCCTTGACCTGACCGGTGATGGCGTCGCCCTTGCGTAGGCCGTGGCGCTTGACCTGGTTCATGGTCACGAAGACGTCGCTGGCGCCGGGCAGGTAACCGGTGGTGCGGACATACGCGCTGTTGTCACGGATGTCCAGGATGCCGGCGATCGCCATCAGCTCGTCGCCCTCGCGCAGCTCGGAATCGTCCTGCTGGTCGCTCCGATTGCCTTGGTTGCCACCCTGGTTGCCGCCCTGGTTGCCGCCCTGATTGCCCCCCTGGTCGTTCTGGCCGCCGCGTCCACGGCGCTTGCGGTCGCGGGACCGGTTGCGGTTGCGATTGCGGCCCCGACGGTCGTCGTCGCGGTCGCCCGAGCGGTCGTTGTCGTCGTCGTTCTCGCCCGAACGGTCGGGCAGTTCGATGTCCTCCAGGCGGCGGCGCTGGTTGCCACCCCGCTGGCTGCCGCCCCGCTGGTTGCCGCCCTGCTGATCGCCGCGGCGGTCGTTGCGGTCGTCGTCCTGGCGATCGGAATCGTCGCGGCGGGAATCCTCCTGGCGCGAGTCGTCCCGGCCGGAATCGTCCCGACGGGAGTCATCTCGTCGGAGATCGTCACGATTCGACTCTCCGCGGGCGTTCCGCGCGCGATTCTGGTCCTCACGGCGACCGCCGCTGCGGTCGGGCAGCTCGAGGCCGAGCTCCGGGGCGTTGTCCCCGCCCTGGTCACGGCTGCCTTGGTCACGGCTGCCCTGGTCACGGCGCGAGCGGGAGCGTCCCCCGGGGGAGCTCCCCTCGGCATCGGACCGCAGGGCGGAATCCGCGGTCGCCGACGTCGGCGCGGACTGCGCCGGGTCCTGCTGCGGAGCGGGGTCGACAGCCGGGGCGCTGCTCAAGGTCGGGGACGTGTTCTGCTGCGTCGAGCCGGAGGACGCCGGGGCGCTGCTCTGCCTCGGGGCTGTGTTCTTCTGCGCGGCGCCGGACGCGGCCGCCGACGGCGTCCCGCCCCCGCGGATCGCCTCGATCAGCTCGCCCTTGCGCAGACGACGGGCGCCCTTGATGCCGAGCCCGGCCGCAATGGCCTGCAGCTCGGGGAGCTTCTTGGCCGCGAGATCCGCGCCGGAGGTGGTGTCGTTCACCCGGGTTCCTTCCTGTCGAACCGGTCCGAGCCGGTTCTGTTCTGGTCTGGGTGCCGCTGCCGGGCAAGGGGACAGGGTCCGGGTGCAGCAACGGCTCATCCGAGCAGAGGTGTCGTCACGGTGCAGGGCACCGGTGGTCGACCTGCTGGTGTGCTTCGGGGTGCGTCGGCGTCGCTGCACGGGCCTGCTCGGCACGGCGTGCGCGGAGCGCAGGGTCATGCGAGACGCTGATCAGGGAGATGCATCGGGACACGGAGCGCTGCACACACGAACTGCCGCAGTGCTCGCCATCGGACGATGCCGCCTGGACGCGCTCTCAACCTACCACAGGGGCACTGCTGGTCTCTCGCAGCGGCACCTGCGCGATCCGCCACGTCGCGGGATCGGCGACCACGCGACGCACCAGGGGCGCGATCTCGGCTCGCCGACCGGCCAGCACGAGCACCGAGGGACCGGCCCCCGAGATCACCGCGGGGTGGCCCTCCTGGCGCAGCACCCGCAGCAGCTCCACGCTCTGCGGCATGCCCGCGGCACGCTGCTCCTGATGCAGGCGGTCCTCGGTCGCCTCCATCAACAGCTCGGGGTCCGAGGCCAGCGCATGCACGAGCAGCGCGGCACGGGACGCGTTGAACACGGCATCCGCGTGCGGGACCTCGTCGGGCAGCAGGTCTCGCGCGCGCTCCGTGGACAGGGTGGTCGCCGGCAGCAGCACCAGCGGGTCGAGCGACGCCGGGGCGTGGGAGAGCGGAACGGCATGCGCCTGGCCCGCGCTCATCCAGGACAGCGCGACGCCGCCCAGCAGCGCGGGGGCCGCATTGTCGGGATGGCCCTCGAACTCGCAGGCCAACTGCAGCACATCGGCGTCGTCGAGCGCCCCCGGTTCGGAGAGCAGCCCCCGGGCCAGCAGCAGGCCGGCGACGGTCGCGGCAGCGCTGGAGCCGAGCCCGCGGCCGTGCGGGATCCGGTTCACCGCGCGCAGGCGCACCCCGACCTGCGGCGCCCCGGCGTGGTCGAGGCCTCGGCGCAGGGCTCGCACCACCAGGTGCTCCTCCCCCGTCGGGACCGACGCGGCGCCTTCGCCCTCGGCGCGCACCTCGATGCCGCCGGTGGTGGCCTCGAGCTCCAGGTCGTCGCACAGTTCGAGGGCGAGTCCGAGCGTGTCGTAGCCGGGGCCGAGGTTCGCCGAGGTCGCCGGGACGCGCACGGAGACTCGCGTGTGCTGGATCCTCACAGGCCGATGGCCTCTGCGGCCGCGGCGATGTCGACCGGGATCACCGTGGGGGTGAGATCGCGCTGGGACAGGGCGGTGTCGATGTCCTTGAGGCCGTTCCCGGTGACGGTGATCGCGATCGTGGCCCCGGCCGGGACCTCGCCGCGCTCGGACTGCTGGAGCAGCCCGGCCACCCCGGCGGCCGAGGCGGGCTCGACGAAGATCCCGACCTCGGCGGCCAGCAGCTGCTGTGCGTCGAGGATCTGCTGATCGGTGACCGCGTCGATGAGCCCGCCGGAGCCGTCGCGGGCCTCGACGGCGAGGCTCCAGGACGCCGGCGCGCCGATCCGGATCGCGGTCGCGACGGTCTCGGGGTCGCTGATCGGGTGACCGGCCACGAAGGGGGCCGCACCGGACGCCTGGAAGCCCCACATGGCCGGCAGGGAATCGGTGATGCCGGCCTCGTGGTACTCGCGATAGCCCATCCAGTAGGCGGAGATGTTCCCGGCGTTGCCCACGGGCAGGACGTGGATGTCCGGGGCCCTGCCCAGGGCATCGCTCACCTCGAAGGCGGCGGTCTTCTGCCCTTCCAGGCGGTAGGGGTTCAGGGAGTTGACCAGCTCGACGGGATGTTCCGCGTCGAGCTTGCGCGCGATCTCGAGGCAGTCGTCGAAGTTGCCTTCGACCTGGATCAGCTGGGCGCCGTGCACGACGGCCTGGGCCAGCTTCCCGGCGGCGATCTTGCCCTGCGGCAGCAGCACCGCGCAGGTGATCCCGGCGGCGGTCGCATAGGCGGCGGCCGAGGCGCTGGTGTTGCCGGTGGAGGCGCAGACCACCGCGGTGGCCCCGTCGCCGACAGCTCTCGACATGGCCGAGACCATGCCGCGGTCCTTGAAGGAGCCGGTCGGGTTCTGGCCCTCGACCTTGACGTGCACGTCGGCTCCGACGCGCCGGGACAGGGCCGGGGCGGGGACCAACGGCGTCCCGCCCTCCCCCAGGCTGAGCAGCGTGTCGTTCTCGGCGAAGGGCAGGTGCTCGCGGTACTCGGCGAGGATGCCGCGCCACGGGTGTGCCATAGGGGTCAGTCTCCTTCGATGCGCAGGACGGAATCGATGCTCAGCACCGTGGAGGTCGCGGAGAACACGTCCAGCGACGCGGTCATCGCCGACTCCAGCGCGCGGTGGGTGCTGATGCCGATATGGGCGAGGGCCCGCTCCCCCTCCCCCTCGGGCTTCTCGAGCAGCTCCTGGTGGATGGTCGAGATGGAGATCCCGTTGCCGGACAGGGTGCCGGCGATCTCGGCGAGCACGCCGGGGCGATCCTGCACGGTCAGAGAGACGTAGAAGGCATTGCGCAGGTCCTCCAGCGGGATCTGCTCCAGCTCGGCATAGCGGGACTCTCGGGGCCCCACCCCGCCGCGCACTCGCTGACGGGCGGCGGAGACCACGTCGCCGAGGATCGCGGAGGCGGTCGGGGCGCCTCCGGCCCCCTGCCCGTAGAACATCAGCGAGCCGGCGGCGTCGGCCTCGATGAACACAGCGTTGTAGGCCTCGGAGACCGAGGACAGCGGATGCTCCTCGGGCAGCAGCGCCGGGTAGACGCGGGCGGAGATCCGCTCCCCCGTCTCCTCCTCGACGCGCTCGACGATCGAGAGCAGCTTGATGGTCCGCCCCATGCGGCCGGCGGCGGCGATGTCCTGCGCCGAGACCTCGGTGATGCCCTCGCAGTGCACGTCCGAGAGCCGTACCCGCGAATGGAAGGCGAGGGAGGCCAGGATCGACGCCTTGGCGGCGGCGTCGTGACCCTGCACGTCCGCGGTGGGGTCCGCCTCGGCGTAGCCGAGCTCCTGCGCGGAGGCGAGCGCCTCGTCGAAGCTCGCGCCGGTGCGCGTCATGGCGTCGAGGATGTAGTTGGTCGTGCCGTTGACGATCCCCAGCACCCGCTGGATGCGATCGCCGGCGAGCGATTCGCGCACGGGCCGCACCAGGGGGATGGCGCCGGCGACCGCGGCCTCGAAGTACAGGTCCACGCCGTGGATGTCGGCGGCCTCGTACAGGGAGGCGCCGTCCTGCGCGAGCAGGGCCTTGTTGGCGGTGACGACGCTCGCGCCGTGCGCCATGGCCTCCAGCAGCAGGGTGCGGGCCGGCTCGATCCCGCCCATCACCTCGACGACGAGATCGGCGCTGCGCACCAGAGCGGAGGCGTCCTCGGTGAGCAGATCGGCCGGCACGTGCTCTCCGCGGTCCCGCGTCAGGTCGCGCACAGCGATACCCGTCACCGTCAGGCGCGCACCGATGCGGTGGGCGAGGTCCTCGCGCTGCTGGTCGATCAGGCGCAGCACCTCGGTGCCGACGGTGCCGGCGCCGAGGACGGCGACGCGCAGCGCCGGCGACTGCGCGGGCTCGGAGGAATCCGACGGCACGGGATGGCCGGGAGAGGTCTGTGACATGCGGCGGTGGTCCTTCCACACGGTCCGACGGGGTGGCCGGGGCGGGCCCTCGCACTGTATCCGAGGGGGCCCGCGACCTGTGACCGTCCATGAACGATTGCGACATCAGCGCACAGGGCTGAGCAGGGCTGAGCGGGGCGCTGCGAGATGGGCAGCGGCGAGATGGGCAGCGGCGAGATGGGGCGGCGGCGAGGCGGGGTGGTGGCGGGACCTCGACAGGGAATCTCGTGGGACCCCGGCCCTGGTCGCGTCAGCCCAGGTCCAGGCCCAACAGATCCTCCTCCGTCTCCCGACGGATCAGGGTGCGGATCTCCCCGTCGCGCACCGCGACCACGGGCGGCCGCGGCACGTGGTTGTAGTTGGACGCCAACGAGTAGCAGTAGGCCCCGGTGACGGGCACGGAGACCAGGTCCCCACGCTGGACGTCGGAAGGCAGGTACTCGTCCTTGACCACGATGTCGCCGCTCTCGCAGTGCTTGCCGACCACGCGCACGACCTCGGGGGCGGCGTCGGAGACCCGGCCGGTCAGCAGGCACGAGTAGTCCGCGTCGTACAGGGCGGTGCGCACGTTGTCGCTCATGCCGCCGTCGACGGAGACGTAGAGGCGGTGATGCGGCCCGCCCAGGCGTACGTCCTTGACGGTGCCGACGGAGTACAGGGTCTGGGTCGAGGGTCCGGCGATCGCGCGGCCGGGCTCGAAGGAGAGGTGCGGGACGTCGAGCTCGAGGTCGCGGCATTCCTTGGCCACGATGTCGGCGATACCCCGGGCGAGCTCGTCGGGGGACGAGGGGGTGTGCTGGGTGTTGTACATGACGCCGAAGCCGCCGCCGAGGTCGAGCTGGTCGATGGTGTGACCGAGCTCGGTCCTGATCTGGGCGACCAGGTCCAGCACGCGGCGGGCCGCGACCTCGAAGCCTCCCGTGTCGAAGATCTGCGAGCCGATGTGGGAGTGCAGGCCCACCAGGTCCAGCGATGGCGAGGCGAGCGTGCGGCGCACGGCCTCCAGGGCGCTGCCGCCGGTGAGGGAGAGCCCGAACTTCTGGTCCTCGTGCGCCGTGGCGATGAACTCGTGGGTGTGCGCCTCGACGCCGGTGGTCACCCGCAGCATGACCGCGGCCCGCAGATCCAGCTCGTCGGCGATCGTCGCGACCTGGTCGATCTCGTCGAGCGAGTCGATCACCACCCGGCCGACGCCTGCCTCGAGGGCGCGGCGGATCTCGGCGTCGGACTTGTTGTTGCCGTGCAGGGCGATCCGCTCGGGAGGGAACCCGGCCCGCAGCGCGACGGCCAGCTCTCCTCCGGTGCACACGTCCAGGCCCAGTCCGTCCTCGTCGACCCAGCGGGCGACCGCGCCGCACAGGAACGCCTTGCCCGCGTAGTACACGTCGGCCCCGGCGTAGGGACGGAGTGCCTCGGTGAAGGCATCGCGGAAGGAGCGGGCGCGGGCGCGGAAGTCCTCCTCGTCCAGCACGAAGGCGGGCGTGCCGACCTCCTCGGCGATCCGGTGGACGTCCACGCCGCCGACGGCGACCGCGCCGTCGGCGCCGCGGACCGTGGACTGCGACCACAGCCCGGGGATCAGCGCATTGACGTCGGCGGGGTACGGGAGCCAGGTCGGGGCGGCGTCGTTGCCGTGGAGGGCTCCGGCCTCATGGGCGCGCATGTCGTGCTCCTGGGGTGGGATGCGGTGGGAAGGGCTCGACGACGGGCCCGGGCGGGCGCGTCGACGCCCCCTGACTGTAGACGGCGCCACGGCAGGGTCACAGCGGCGTCCGGTCCGCGACCGCGGCGAGCTCCGGCCCGTGAGCGCCGATGGCGTCCCTCCCGAGCGGTCGGCCGCCGTCACCACAGGTCAGGGGCGCTGGTGGGAGGCTCCCGGGCCTGCTCGCACCCAGGTCGTGATCGATCGCACTTGGTAGTCTCGGAGCAGATCGGCACGGGAGCCGTACCGCGGGCCTGTCCGGCACGGGTGCCGCTCCCGTCCGCCGTCCGCCCGTCGTCAAGGAGTTCCCGTGCCCTCTTCCGCCTCCCGTCCCGTCGACGATCCCACCCGCCCCGGCCACGACCTCGTGGTGGTGGCGAACCGGCTGCCGGTGGACTCCCGCACGCTCCCCGACGGCGCGACCGAATGGGTCACCAGCCCCGGCGGGCTGGTGACCGCCATGGAGTCGGTGATGCACACCGTCGACTCCGGTGCCTGGGTCGGCTGGGCCGGCTCCCCCGGGCAGGAGCCCGATCCCTTCGACGCCGACGGGATGAGCCTGTACCCGGTCCGGCTCGATCAGGAGGACATCGAGCGCTACTACGAGGGCTTCTCCAACGCCACCCTGTGGCCTCTCTACCACGACGTCATCGTCGACCCGGAGTTCCACCGCGCCTGGTGGGACTCCTACGTGACGGCCAACCGCCGCTTCGCCCGCACCGCTGCGCCGGTCGCCAGCGAGGGCGGCACCATCTGGATCCACGACTACCAGCTGCAGCTGGTGCCGCGACTGATCCGCGAGCAGCGGGCCGACGTGCGCATCGGCTTCTTCAACCACATCCCCTTCCCCTCCGTGGAACTGTTCTCCCAGCTGCCCAAGCGCAATCAGATGCTGCGCGGGCTGCTGGGCGCCGATCTCATCGGCTTCCAGCGCGAGAGCGACACCCAGAACTTCCTGGCCGCGGTGCGCAAGCTGCTGGGATACCACGTCGACGGGCAGACCATCTCGGTGCCGGGCCTCGGTGCGGCTCCGGTGCGAGAGGTCGTCGCCCAGACCTTCCCGATCTCCATCGACTCCAGCAAGGTCTCTGCGCTGACCGAGGACGAGGAGGTGCGCCAACGGGCCGAGCAGCTGCGCCAGGACCTCGGCCATCCTCGGAAGATCGTGCTCGGGGTCGACCGGTTGGACTACACCAAGGGGATCCGCCACCGGCTCAAGGCCTGGGGCGAGCTGCTCGGGGACGGCTCGGTCGATCCCCACGAGACGGTGATGATCCAGGTCGCCACGCCCTCGCGGGAGCGGGTCGAGGCCTACCGGCAGCTGCGCGACGAGGTGGAGCTGACCGTCGGCCGCATCAACGGCGATCATGCCCCGATCGGCCGCCCGGCGGTCTCCTACCAGCATCGCTCCTTCGACCGCCGGGACATGACCGCTTTGTTCATGGCGGCCGATGTGGTGCTGGTGACCGCGCTGCGCGACGGGATGAACCTGGTCGCCAAGGAGTACGTGGCCTCCCGCCCCGACCTGCACGGAGTCCTGGTGCTCAGCGAGTTCGCCGGGGCGGCCGACGAGCTGCGGGCCGCCGTGATGGTCAATCCCCACGACATCGACGAGCTCAAGGCCGCGATCCTGCGGGCGATGGCGATGCCGGCCGAGGAGCAGGAGGAGGCGATGCGCTCGCTGCGCCACCAGGTGATGGAGAACGACGTGCAGGCCTGGGCCCACAGCTTCCTGCAGCGCCTGGAGCACTCCGGGGCCTCGGTGCGCGAGCCGAAGCCGATGGTGAGGCTGACCGGCGAGGACGCCACGGATCCTGCGGCGCTCGATACCGCGCTGGACGCGTTCTCGGCGACCCCGCGGATCCTCGTCGCCTCGGACTTCGACGGGGTGCTCGCCCCGATCGTCGCCGACCGCGACGCGGTCCACCCCGATCCCGCCGCCCTGGCCGCGCTGCGCGACCTCTCGGAGATGCCCGGGGTGGCGACCGCCCTCATCTCCGGACGCGCCCTCGGAGATCTGGACTCCCACGCCCGGATGCCCTCCTCGGTGGTGCTGGTGGGCTCGCACGGCGCGGAGGTGGGGGCGCTGCCGCCGTGGATGCAGGCCGAGGTGCTCGATTCGGCGGCGCTGTCGATGACCCCGGAGAAGGACGAGCTGCTCGCCTCGATCACCGAGAACCTGCGGCAGATCGCCCGGGCCCACCCCGGGGTCGAGGTCGAGACCAAGCCCTCGGCCGCGGTGCTGCACACCCGCAATGCCCGCGGGCGCGGCGGGCACAACGCGACCGAGTCGGCGCTCGAGTACGCGGTCACCCTGCCCGAGGTGACCGTGACCCCGGGCAAGGAGGTCGTGGAGTTCTCGGTCGTGCACACCTCCAAGGGCACAGCGATCGAGACCCTCGCCCGCGCCAGCGCGGCCGATGCCTGGCTCTACCTGGGAGATGACGTCACCGACGAGTCGGTCTTCGGCCGTCTCGGCGAGGCCGACGTGGGCGTGAAGGTCGGCGGCGGCGACACCGCGGCGAATCATCGCATCGCCGGCACCGAGAACGTGGCCGCCGTGCTGACGCGCCTGGCGGATCTGCGCCGGGAGGGCTGAGTCGGGAGAGCTGAGTCGGGAGGCGTCCCCGCCGCCCGCAGGAGCAGTCTTCCGACCCACCCCGCCTGAACGGCATAATCCCCGGTCAGTGGCAGTGATGGCCTCTGACCGGGGATTGTTTGCGTGCCCGCGACAGGATTCGAACCTACGACCTTCTGCTCCGGAGGCAGACGCTCTATCCACTGAGCTACGCGGGCCGACCTCGGAAGTCTAGCAACTCGATGCCCGTGCGGTGTGCACGGACGCCGCCGCACGGGCACGGTGTGAGCGGGGCCTCACTGCGGCAGGGGAAGCTGGGCACCGTGGAGCACCGCCGAGGGATCGGCCGCGATGCGCAGTCCGCTGGGCGAGGCGCCGGAGCGCACCAGCAGATCGCCGACGGCGGCGATCATCGCGCCGTTGTCCGTGCACAGGCGTGGCGGCGGGATCCGCAGCGTGATGCCGGCGGCGTCGCAGCGCTCCTGGGCGACCGCGCGCAGGCGAGCGTTGGCTGCGACCCCTCCGACGATCACCAGGGTGTCCAGGGAGCGTTCGCGCACGGCCCGCAGCGCCTTGGTCACCAGCACATCGACCACGGCCTGCTCGAAGGAGGCGGCGATGTCCGCCACCGGCACCGGCTCCCCGGCGCGCTCGAGCTTCTCGACGGTGCGGGCGACGGCCGTCTTCAGCCCGGAGAAGGAGAAGGTGAAGGGGGCATCCTTCGGGCGCAGCAGCGCCCGCGGGAAGGCGAATGCCTGCGGGTCGCCGTCCACGGCAGCCCGTGAGATCGCGGGCCCTCCGGGGTACCCGAGTCCGAGCAGGCGGGAGACCTTGTCGAAGGCTTCGCCCGCGGCGTCGTCGAGCGTGTCGCCGAGGTGTTCGATGGGGTCGCGCACCAGGTCGCCGATCGCGAGGATCGAGGTGTGCCCGCCGGAGACGATCAGCACCACGGAGCGCTCGGGCAGCGGGCCGTGCTCGAGGGTGTCGGCGGCGGCGTGCCCGGCGAGGTGGTGGACGCCGTACAGCGGCACATCCAGTGCCCAGGCCACGGACTTCGCGGCGGCGAGGCCGACGTGGACGGCGGTGGCCAGCCCTGGGCCCGAGGTGGCGGCGACATGGGTGATGTCCCGG
Encoded proteins:
- the thrB gene encoding homoserine kinase gives rise to the protein MRIQHTRVSVRVPATSANLGPGYDTLGLALELCDDLELEATTGGIEVRAEGEGAASVPTGEEHLVVRALRRGLDHAGAPQVGVRLRAVNRIPHGRGLGSSAAATVAGLLLARGLLSEPGALDDADVLQLACEFEGHPDNAAPALLGGVALSWMSAGQAHAVPLSHAPASLDPLVLLPATTLSTERARDLLPDEVPHADAVFNASRAALLVHALASDPELLMEATEDRLHQEQRAAGMPQSVELLRVLRQEGHPAVISGAGPSVLVLAGRRAEIAPLVRRVVADPATWRIAQVPLRETSSAPVVG
- a CDS encoding AraC family transcriptional regulator translates to MSATRPPEWAHYVPPAHALRDSGLCCVGAGEQSGQLPAVRRRGLSQHALVLITSGSGRYVDAYGAREVSAPAWIWLTAGQWHEYGPGRDGWTEHWVLFDGIGTRAYRSHLPRARGGVQHLSQDSPLEVDPIFDALHEATSTAGRRGQLMAACLVHRLIGVVVGATAPVAEDQTVMDAVSASATENLTVPERAARAGLTLAQLRTHVRRSTGLTPHELVLSVRLSRAQHLLARTDLSISRIATDVGFDDPSYFTRLFVRRVGVAPSTFRVQQQRRTAGASDLGTSAGDVEP
- the thrC gene encoding threonine synthase — its product is MAHPWRGILAEYREHLPFAENDTLLSLGEGGTPLVPAPALSRRVGADVHVKVEGQNPTGSFKDRGMVSAMSRAVGDGATAVVCASTGNTSASAAAYATAAGITCAVLLPQGKIAAGKLAQAVVHGAQLIQVEGNFDDCLEIARKLDAEHPVELVNSLNPYRLEGQKTAAFEVSDALGRAPDIHVLPVGNAGNISAYWMGYREYHEAGITDSLPAMWGFQASGAAPFVAGHPISDPETVATAIRIGAPASWSLAVEARDGSGGLIDAVTDQQILDAQQLLAAEVGIFVEPASAAGVAGLLQQSERGEVPAGATIAITVTGNGLKDIDTALSQRDLTPTVIPVDIAAAAEAIGL
- a CDS encoding phytanoyl-CoA dioxygenase family protein, which encodes MVTSNGYVLDETSRRLGGLEPVPDAQRRDRDALWERLRRDGYLFLPRQLSPDHVLAFRRYYFAQMSSTGLVRPGSDPVEGLQGAGDVDRAMLRHQLFSQIVPSDEYRRFCAQPEIRGFFSWLLGDEVHLHRRKIIRHTRPGEFGIGTATQAHYDLVYLREGTDRVLSIWIPLGDCPISRGGLAYLEGSHHQVLADEARDRLPRPARSITADLPGLADDHDARWLITDYRAGDVVVHSAHIVHAALDNVDPNGVMRLSTDIRYQRSTDPIDWRWQDHWTDSDGL
- a CDS encoding homoserine dehydrogenase, encoding MSQTSPGHPVPSDSSEPAQSPALRVAVLGAGTVGTEVLRLIDQQREDLAHRIGARLTVTGIAVRDLTRDRGEHVPADLLTEDASALVRSADLVVEVMGGIEPARTLLLEAMAHGASVVTANKALLAQDGASLYEAADIHGVDLYFEAAVAGAIPLVRPVRESLAGDRIQRVLGIVNGTTNYILDAMTRTGASFDEALASAQELGYAEADPTADVQGHDAAAKASILASLAFHSRVRLSDVHCEGITEVSAQDIAAAGRMGRTIKLLSIVERVEEETGERISARVYPALLPEEHPLSSVSEAYNAVFIEADAAGSLMFYGQGAGGAPTASAILGDVVSAARQRVRGGVGPRESRYAELEQIPLEDLRNAFYVSLTVQDRPGVLAEIAGTLSGNGISISTIHQELLEKPEGEGERALAHIGISTHRALESAMTASLDVFSATSTVLSIDSVLRIEGD
- the rho gene encoding transcription termination factor Rho gives rise to the protein MNDTTSGADLAAKKLPELQAIAAGLGIKGARRLRKGELIEAIRGGGTPSAAASGAAQKNTAPRQSSAPASSGSTQQNTSPTLSSAPAVDPAPQQDPAQSAPTSATADSALRSDAEGSSPGGRSRSRRDQGSRDQGSRDQGGDNAPELGLELPDRSGGRREDQNRARNARGESNRDDLRRDDSRRDDSGRDDSRQEDSRRDDSDRQDDDRNDRRGDQQGGNQRGGSQRGGNQRRRLEDIELPDRSGENDDDNDRSGDRDDDRRGRNRNRNRSRDRKRRGRGGQNDQGGNQGGNQGGNQGGNQGNRSDQQDDSELREGDELMAIAGILDIRDNSAYVRTTGYLPGASDVFVTMNQVKRHGLRKGDAITGQVKAPREGEEHRVEQPQHHGGGRNRRGKGGGGNQGKYAALVQVDSVNGLPVDRARSRVDFGKLTPLYPDERLRLETAPNAVAPRVIDLVSPIGKGQRGLIVSPPKAGKTIIMQQIANAITTNNPEVHLMVVLVDERPEEVTDMQRTVKGEVIASTFDRPASDHTIVAELAIERAKRLVEMGRDVVVLLDSLTRLSRAYNLAAPASGRILSGGVDASALYPPKRFFGAARNIEHGGSLTILASALVETGSKMDEVIFEEFKGTGNMELRLARSLAEKRIFPAVDVNASSTRREEELMGKDELAIMWKLRRVLGSLEQQQALELLLERTKKSQSNSEFLMTVLKNAPSVGGRSSD